The DNA window CCGCGCCTTGTAGTCCAGCGACGACGCGAACGACAGCGCCCGGAACGGCATCAGCCGCAGGCTCGGCGCGCCGTCGTCCTTCAGCGGCCACTGCGCGATCTGCCACTTGTTGTGCAGTCCGGTGCGCACGACCTGCGCCGCGCCGATGTAGGCCGGATCCGATGGACGCCCCTTGCGGTTCGGCTCGTAGCCGAGCAGGAGGACGTCGTAGCCGGCCTCCGCGGCGCTGTATGCGGCTTTCTGCACCCGCGAGTCCAGACGGACGTCGTTGGCGACGAGCATCGCCAGGCGTGGGCGCCGAGCACTGGGGCGGCGGTCGTTTGTCACATGGGAATGCTAGTGGGGCGGCGCCCCGGGGCGGGAAAGCCGCCACCATGCCGGACGGGTGACCCCGGCTACCCGCGGCTCACGGGCGTCTCCCGGGGCACGTAGACGTCGATCCAGGACCCGGCTGTGAATCGTGCCGCAAGTCGGTAACGGCTCATGATCGCCCGGTACGCGGCCGCCTCGCCCGGGTGGTGCGCGGGATCGGCGAGGAAGCGGCCGGCGGCGTGCTCGGTGAGGATGAGCGCCCGGGCCCGGACCCCCGGCCGGTCGGTCGCGAAGGTGAGCGGCACGAGGTGGTAGCGCGCGGGGTCCAGCCAGGGGCCGTAGCTCTCCACGGCGACCGGCGCGTGCCCGGGGACGTGCGCGGCGACCCACGCCGCGGCCTGGACCCGCGAGTGCTCGTCGAGGCGGGGGTAGAGGCGGACGGCGGAGGCGAGCGGGAGGAACGCCGCCGCCACGGCCACGGCCCCGGCTGCGGCGCCGGCCGCGGCGCCGACGACCCGCCGTCGCGTCCACGGGGCGGCAGCCGGGACGACAGCCGGGACGACAGCCGAGACGACGGCCGGCACGGCCACGCCGGCGAGGACGGCGAGCGCCGGGGTCAGCGGGACGAGATTGCGGTCGAAGCGGACGGTCATCACCGCCAGGAGAAGGAACTGCGGAATCACATAAGCGAAGACGATGATCAATGTCCTGCGAATGAGCTCGGTCGCGCGGAACAGCGCGACGAGTGCCACCGCCACGGCGGCCAATGGCAATGGCTGATCGCGGAAGAGGGCGCCGAGGTAGTAGCCGGGTGCGCCGCCCTGCGCACCGACGTGGCCATCTTGATAATGGACGGCTTCCGATCGCACGCCGTCCAGAACGGAGAGGGGGTCCGTGAGGATCCCCGGCGTGGTCAGCGCGAACACCGCTGCCGCGACGGCGGCGGCTTGCGCGATTCGGATCACCGGCTTGTCGCGCCGGGGACTCAACACATAGGCGACAACTACCGGAAGAGCTGCGACGGCCGCGTATTTGGCGCCTAATGCGATCCCCACGCCGAGACCGCAGAGAAGGTCTCCATAGCGCGCGTCACGGAGAACCCGAGTAGCGCCGTACAAGGTAAGCGCTACGGCGAGCCCGACATATACGTCCGGCGTCGCGTAAACACTGTTGGCTGCCGCTAAGGGGGAAACCGCTACGGTCGCCGCAGCGACGGCGGCAGCGATACGTCCCCATCGCTCCGGCAGCTCTGCCGCCTTCAGTACTTCCCGTACGGCGGCCCACACCAGTAAGCAGGTGGCTACCGCGGCGAAGACTCCGACGAACCGGACCGCCACGATGAACGCGCGGGCGTCCGTGTGGGCCACGCCGAGGTTCTCGATGCGCATCGCGCCGTGTGCCGGTACGTGGATCCCTACCGCGCGGAAGGCGGTCGTCACTCCGGCGATCACCTCATAGAGGAGTCCCGGGTAACGGTAGGTGTGCGCGTTCAGCATCCCGTCCGACGCCATGCGCAGCCCGACGGAGATGTTCAACGGCTCGTCCGAGTTCCCGTCTCCCGGCAGCGCGGCCATCACCAACGGCACCCGCAGCGCCAGGGCGAGCACGGCCACCGCCGCCGCCAGGGGGTCGATCCTCCGCAACGCCATTCGCATGTCGGGTCAACGATCGACCGGGGTGGTCGGAAACGCACTGACGGTCACATATGGGTTCACAACGCACAAGAGGTGCGCTCCACATATAAGAGGTGCACCCCGCTGAGAGTTTCAGAGGGGCACACCTCCTACAGCCGGGTGCCGGGCCGGCCACACACTCAGTTGTGCAACGGACTCCGGCGGTCCTCGAGGTCGTCGAGCCCACCCAGGAGCTCGTACCCGTAGGGGCCCTCGACCCAGTCCACACTCCAGTCCTCCAGCATCGGCGAGGTGGTCAGGGCGCGCCGCACCAACGCGGTCGCGGTGTCACGGACCGAGTACGGAACGTCCGGATCGGACGCGAGGTACAGTCCGGCCACGAGGCGGGCCGGGAAGACGCCGGCTTCGTCGACTACTACGTGAGCGTGCTCCAGGGCGCGGGGAGAGTCGCCGGAGACCGCCTGCAGGGCGTAGCGGAGAGTTGCCGCTGCCAGACCGCGGTCTCCCGCGAAGCCGGCGCGCTGCACCGCAACCATGATCAGATCCATGATCTTCCTTTCTCCTTTTCAGCTTCCGCCGAGCTCCCAGCAGCCCCCACAGTCCGTCGTGACGACCCCGGCGGCCGTGGCGGCCGCGCTGGTGACGGAAGCGGTGGGGGCGGCGGTCTGCCGGGCGAGAGCAGGGACGGCCGGTACCGCGACAAGGGCGACCGCAGCCGCGGCGCCCATGAGGGCATGCTTGAATCGAGACACGGCGAATCCATTCTTCGGGGCGGGTTTTCAGGGCCCGAACAGATGCGTGGGGCGGGCCGTTGCGCCTGGATCTGGCGCCGGTCTGAGTCTCGCCCGGGGCGGGTGTCGCGGGGAATGGAGCAGGCCCGTCCGCCTTAGGACAGGCCGGTCCCGGCCAGAGTCCGGCCACAGCCCGCCCGAAGCGCGGCCACAGCCTGTATCCGGAATGGTGCGGTATCCCCCTTGATCGCCAAGGGTCCTGCTGCGAGCATGGGTCCGGCACGGGAGACCGGATATTCCAAAGGGGGTGTGCCGTGCTTGGTTCGCTGGGGCTCGATCCGCTTGCACAAGCGGTCTACAGCGCGATGCTCGCCGACCCTTCAGTAGGTGTCCGCGAGCTGAAGGAGCGTCTGGGCCAGGAGGAGGACCGGATCCGGGACACCCTGGACCGGCTCGTCGAGCTGGCCCTGCTCCGCCCTTCCCGCGATCAGCCCGGCGAGTTGTACCCGGTTTCGCTGGTGGCCGGGATGCAGCGGCTGGTACAGCGGCAGGAGGAGGAGCTGGCCGCCGGGCGCGACGCCGTGGCGGCGGGCCGGGCCGCGGTGGCGGACCGCCAGCCGGCCCAACAGCTGCTCGGGCTGGACGCGGTGCAGTCCGAACTGGAGCAGCTACTGGCCGGAGCCACCGTCGAGGTGCTCTCGATGGTCCCGGGCAGCGCGGTGCGAGCGGCGACCCTCAAAGCGGCAGAGTCGCTGGACGAGGACATGACCCGCCGCGTCCGCTCCCGCATCCTCTACCACTCCACGGTCCGCCAGGACCCTGCCACCATCGCCTACGGCCGCTGGATGGCCGAGCGGGGCAGCGAGGTCCGGCTCTCCCCCTCCGTGACCCGCCGCCTGCTCATCGTGGACGGCAAGACCGCCGTCGTCCCGCTCAAACCGAACGAAACCAGCGTCGGCGCCCTCTGCGTCCGCGAACCCGGGCTGATAGACCAACTCACCGCCCTGTTCGAACTGATCTGGACCGACGCCGTCCCGCTGGGCATGCCCGCCAAGTCCGATTCCCCGGCCGGCCTGACCCCCACCGACAACCACCTCCTGCGCCTGCTCGCCGACGGCCTGACCGACGAAGCCGCAGCGAAGCGCCTGGGCATCTCGGCACGCACGGTGCGCCGCATCATGGCCGATCTGATGGTCCGCCTCGGCGCCGAGAGCCGCTTTGAGGCCGGGGTCGAGGCGGCGCGGCGCGGCTGGCTCTGAAAAATCGGCGCTGCTGACCTGTGTGTGGGTGCTGGTGGCTGGGTGTGGGTGGCTGGTGGGTTTATAAGAGCCTTTTTACGGCTTCGCCCAAGGTTTGGTGACCTCGCTGGGTGGCGGCCCACGACACGCGACCGCCGCCCGCCCGCCTGACGCGTGCGCAGTGACTCGGACCCTCGCGCGGTCGTGAACGCCCCAACCAGAAGCGCCAAAAAATCCGGTCACCAGATTGCGGCTTCCGTAACCGCCCGGATACAGCTCATGAGCGGACGTGAGACGTCCGCCGCACTCACATAGAGTTGGCGCGACGCTGCGTCGCTTCGGCGGCGCGTGGCGGGATTCGACGGGATTCGACCAGACGGAGTCATCATGCACGTAGTCGTCGCCGGCCAGGGGTACGTCGGCCTGCCGCTCGCGGTCCGCGCGGCCGAGGTGGGGCACCGGGTCGTGGGCTACGACGTGGATCCGCACCGGGTGAAGCAGCTGGCGGCCGGCGAGTCGTACGTCGAGGACGTCGCCTCCGAGCGGATCCGCGCCGTGCTGGACTCCGGTGCCTACTCCGTCACCTCCGACGCCGCCGCGCTGGCCGGCTTCGACCTGGCCGTGATCACGGTGCCGACGCCGCTGCGCGACGGCGTGCCGGACCTGAGCTACATCGAGTCCTGCTCCCGCACGCTCGGCGCGCATCTGCGTCCCGGGGCGACCGTGGTGCTGGAGTCCACGACCTACCCGGGCACCACCGAGGAGCTGATGGTGCCGATCCTGGAGGAGCTCTCCGGGCTGGCCGCGGGCCGCGACTTCCACGCCGGCTTCAGCCCCGAGCGCATCGACCCGGGGAACCAGAACTGGCCGTTCGAGAAGACCCCGAAGGTGGTCTCCGGCGTCGACGCGGACTCGCTGGCGGTGATCAAGGGCTTCTACGACGACCTCGTCGAGACCACGGTCCCGGTCTCCGGGCCGAAGGAGGCCGAGCTCGCCAAGCTCATCGAGAACACCTTCCGGCACGTCAACATCGCGCTGGTGAACGAGATAGCGATGTTCGCCAAGGCGCTGGACGTGGACGTCTGGGAGGCGATCGGCGCCGCGGCGTCCAAGCCCTTCGGCTTCATGAAGTTCACCCCCGGCCCCGGCGTCGGCGGGCACTGCCTGCCGATCGACCCGTCGTTCCTGTCCTGGAAGGTGGAGCGCACGGTCGGCGTCCCGTTCCGCTTCGTGGAGCTGGCGAACGACGTGAACAACCACATGCCGGACTACGTCGTGCGGCGCCTGATGGAGGGCCTGAACGCCCGCCGGCAGACGGTCAACGGCTCGCGCGTGCTGTTGCTGGGCCTGGCGTACAAGCCGAACACCTCCGATGCCCGCGAGTCGCCCTCGACCCGGGTCGCCGAGCTGCTGCTGAACCTGGGCGCGCAGGTGCGCGGGGCGGACCCGCACGTGGTCGACGACATCCACGCCGACGCCCGGCTGGTGCGCGTCGAGGCCGGCGCCGAGGAGATCGCCGCGGCCGACGCGGTGGTCCTTCTGGCCGACCACGCAGAGTTCGATTACGACCTCGTAGCGAAGCACGCGAAATATGTCCTCGACTGCCGGAACCGGATGGCCGGCCCGAACGTCGAAGTGTTGTAGGACGCGCGACCGCGCCGGCGTTGTGGGGCGCCGAACCGGTCGCCGTGACACGGGTCGAGGCCCGGCTTCCCCAGTGGGGTGGGGGGCCGGGCCTCGACGCGTTTTCCGTTGTCCTTCCGGTGTTTTCGACTGGTCAGCGTTCTTGGCTGGTCGTGTTCTCAGCTGGTCAGCGCCTCACTTGGCGGCGGCCAGGCGCTGCACGGCCTGGTGCGCGATCTGCCGCACCCACGCGTCACCGCCGGGGATCGGCTGGTCCGCCGACGAGCCGCCCGCCAGCACGTCGAAGGTGATCAGCTTGCCCCCGACCCGGATGGCGACCGTGACGCCGCCCCGCTCCCCGGCCCAGTGCTTGATCCAGGCCTGGTCGCCGAGACCGGACAGCGGCTCGGACTTGGCCTTCGTCTGCTGCGTGGACTGGTCGTAGGCGGCGAGGCCGGTCTGCGCGGCCGAGGCGTCGGCGAACGTGTAGACGCCCTCGTTGACCAGGAACTCGCCGTCGCCACTGGAGATCGTGCCGCGGAACATCATCCCGGAGACCGCCGTGGCTCCGATGATCTGGCTCTGGCCCGACTGCCAGGCGTCCTGGGTGTCCGCCCCGAAGGACGGTCCGAGGTCCGCCGGGGCGAACAGGAAGCCGTCCACCGGCTGCGAGACCGGGAGCGGCGCGGACGAGGGCACGGACGAGGGCACGGACCCGGGCGCCGAACCGCCGGTCGGCGGGGAGGTCGGCTGCGTGGTCGCCGGCACCGGCTCCGGAACGTCGGTCCGCGGCGCGTTCCGCACCCGGTCCGCAGCCTTCTTCGACACGGCCGTCAGCCAGTCGGCGGACACCCCCCACACCGCCTCGGCGGACTCGGGCATGAGCTCGTTCACGACGACGACCTGTCCTTCGAGGACGACGGCGCTGACGGCCATGGTCGGACCCCCGTAGTTCCGCTGCGTGAACATCGCGTCCCCGGCGCCGCCGACGTCCTGGAAGGACGACACGGCTCCAGCCCCGTCCCGACACCCGCCGGCCTGCGCGGCCGACCGGACCTCGGAGAAGGCCGCCTTCGCCGAAGCCGCGTCCGGGAACTGGTACAGATGCTCGCTTTCCACGATCCCGTTCTCCTTCGAAGAGGGGTGGGCGAACTCCCGCTGGGCCGTGGAGCCGACGACGGAGACCGGCGCGATCGGCGCGCAGAACAAGCCCCGGAAAGGCCCGGGCGGCCCGACGGTCCCCGCGGTGGTGTAGTCGGGGCCCAGATCAGCGGGCTGCATCAGGGCCTCGCTCACCTTCACGTAGCGGCCGGGCGCGGCCGTGGTGGACCGGCCGGCGGTGACCGCGCCCGGGCCGGGGGCCGACCTCCCGGTGGCCAGCCCCGCGCTCGTCGCGGCGACCGCCGCCGCCACTATCGCGACGCCCGCGGCCGACGTCGCGGCCACCCGCCGGCGCCGCTGGTGGCCGCGCCGGCGCACGGCCGCGCCGGGGCCCGCGTATCCGGCCCAGGCGCGGCCGTCCAGCACGTCGGCCAGGACGCCGCGGAAGTCGTCGTTCATCTCGTCGCCGATGGTGCTGACATCGCCGGTGTCGCCGGCGCCGATGCCGCCGATGCCGCCGACACGGCCGATGTTCGTCTCGCCGATGTTCGTCTCGCCGCCCACACCGTCGTTCCTCATCGCGTCCCTCATCTCAGGCATGCGTCATCTCCCAGCCCTCGGTCCCGGCCGGGTCGGCCAACAGCCCGGCGAGCGCCGCCCGGCCCCGGGCCAGCCGGGCCTTGACCGTGCCCTGCGGTATCTCCAGCGCCTCCGCGACCTCGGCCACCCGCAGCCCGCCGAGGTAGTACAGGACCAGCGCGGCGCGCATGCCCTTGGGCAGCACGGCCAGCGCGTCGCGGACCGCGATCGCGTCCGCGGACGGCGGCGGCAGGTCCGGCGGCACGCCGTGCCGGGCCATGGCGCGCAGGCCCGCGGTGTAGTGCCGCCAGCGCGAGATCGCCAGCCGGTAGGCGGTGGTCTTGACCCAGCCCACCGGGTCGGCGCCGTCCCGGGTCAGCCGGTCCCACCGGGTCCAGGCCCGGGCATAGGCCTCCTGGACGCAGTCCTGGGCCTCCGGCAGGTCGCCGATGACCAGGTACAGCTGGCCGATCAGACGCGGCGCGGTGGCCGCGTAGACCTCGTCGAATTCACTCGGCGACGCCAAGTGCCGCTCCCCTCGGTGCGATCTTCGGGCAGCCACGATGCTCGTGCCCGCCCCCGGTTCCGAGCACTGCACGCGCTCAGCCCCGATCGGGTTGCATGCGGGCATGTTCTACAGTTGCCGGGTCAGGCAGCGGAACGAGCATGGACGGCGGCAGCCTTGAGGATCATCTGCGTGGCGGGGGCCCGCCCCAACTACATGAAGATCAAGCCGGTCATGGACGCCCTGGAGGCGCGCGGGGCCGAGGTGGTGCTGGTGCACACCGGCCAGCACTACGACGAGGCGATGAACGACGTCTTCTTCCGCGACCTCGGGATCCGTCCGCCGGACCGCTACCTGGGCGCCGGATCCGGGAGCCAGGCCGAGCAGACCGCGCGCATCATGCTGGCCTTCGAGCCGGTGGTGGCCGAGCTGGCGCCGGACGCGGTCGTGGTGGTCGGCGACGTCACCTCCACCGTGGCCTGCGGCCTGGTCGCAGCCAAGGCCGGGACGCTCCTGGCGCACGTCGAGGCGGGCCTGCGGAGCCGCGACTGGTCGATGCCCGAGGAGGTCAACCGGGTCGTGGTGGACCGGCTGTCGGACTACCTGCTGGCCCCGTCCCCGGACGCCGTGGACAACCTGCGCGCCGAGGGCTACCGCGAGGACCAGGTGCACCTGGTCGGCAACGTCATGATCGACACCCTGTTCGCCAACCGCGACCGCGCCCTGGCCGCCGGCGCCCTGGAGCAGCTGGCCCTGACCCCCGGCGGCTACGGCCTGGTGACCCTGCACCGCCCGGCGAACGTCGACTCCCCCGAAGCCCTGGCCCCCCTGGTCGGCGCCCTGACGAAGGTCGCCGAGGAACTGCCGCTGATCCTCCCGGCCCACCCCCGCGCCGCCACCGCGCTCCGCGAGCTGGTCACGACCGACCGCATCCGCCTGATCCCCCCGGCCGGCTACCTGGACTTCGTGGCCCTGCAGGCCGGGGCCCGCATCGTGCTCACGGACAGCGGCGGCGTACAGGAGGAGACGACGGCCCTCGGCGTCCCCTGCGTGACACTGCGCGACAACACCGAGCGGCCGATCACGGTCAGCGAGGGCACGAACATCCTGGCCGGGCTCGACCCCACCCGCATCGTCGAGATCGCCCAGCGGGTGCTGGCCGACCCGCCGCCGCCGCGGCGCCCCGCGCTGTGGGACGGGCACGCCGGGGACCGGATCGCCGAGGTGCTGTTGAGCGGCGGGAGCGCCGCTACGCGGCTGCGGCCCACGGATCTGGCGTAACGCGCTTCACAAGAACACAGCAGTCCCCGCCACCCGACCTGTGGCGGGGATTTCGCGTTTGCGGGGGCCGTACCGCACCAGTCAAGGTTCTGCTTCGAAACCGCTTTATTGTTGACTTGTCGCGAATATGCCGCAATCTTTGATATTGCTCGGCAATACACGGGGAAAGAGGCGCCGCCGAGGCGCCAACGGGGGTGAGCACACGTGTCCAGCACGACGTTCGACAATTCCGTCTGCCCTGTCTGTCTGGCCATGGGGGACGAGCACGACCGCTCGGAGCGTCCTGCGGAGCTGTCGCAGCGTGAGCAGGAGGTCTTCGCACTGCTGGCGTCCGGGCCGTCGAACAAGGACCTCGCCGAGGAGCTGCACCTGACGGAGCGGACCGTCAAAGCGCACATCGCCAGCATCCTGCGGAAGCTGGCGATGTCCCGACTCCAGGCGTGCCTGCTGGCACAGGCCTACCGGCACGCCCGGGTCTGCCGATCGGAGGACTGAACCGGACTCAGCTGTAGTAGAACGCCGGCCCGCACGCGTAGTACGCGGACAGGTCGGGAGTGACGAAGCAAGCCTGCAGGCTGTGGACGCCGTCACCGAAGTACTCGGAGGCGCCGGCCGGGAAGATCTTCGAACCGCCGCTGTTGTGGTTGATCTGCAGGATGCCGATCCCGCCGCCGCCGCAGCCGCCGTATCCGGTGGCGTAGGCGTAGTTACTGCTGGTCGCGACCAGGTAGGCGTCCCCGCCGCAGGCGTAGACGTCGCTGCCGGAAAGGTAGCTGCCGGCGAAGGCGTCGGTCGTCCCCATCGCCAGGGCCCCGGCCGCCGCGGCGGCGACGATACCGCCCTTGACCTTCTTGCTGATCCTCATCGTGTCTCCCCTTGAACGAAGTTCGGTGGTCGACTTCCAGGACCATTCCAGCCGAACCGCGCCGGGACGGATATTGTCCTCGGGGACATAAATCAGGGCCCTCATTCGCTCACGAGGACCCCGGATCCGCGCGACGTCAGGCCGCCGACCCGCCGCCGGCGTGGGGCTCCACCACACACAGCCGTCGGCCGTCCCGTTCCGGGGAAATGAGGATCTGGCGTATCGCCTGGTGACACGACGTGTACCGGACGCCGTCCCGGGCAACCCTGGTCGGCCGCGTGACGATCCATTCCCAGCGGCCGTTGTTGCCGATGCCGTGACACCGCTCGTTGCCGTGTTCGTCCAGCTCCATTCCCATAAGCTCGGCGAAAGATGCTGTGACTAGACGGCCGCCGCGCCGTCGCTCAGCCGCTACGGCTTGCCGGTCAAAGCCGCTACCCCTTGCCGGTCACCTCGCGGTACAGCCCGAGCATCGTCTCGGCCTGCCCCTCCCACGAGTACTGGCGCAGCGTCTCCTCGCTGTAAGCCTTCGTGTACGCGGCCGGGTCCTTGAGCACCTTGCGCGCCGCCTCGACGAACGACGGCACGTCGCCGGCGGTGTAGACCTCGCCGTTGCCGAGCTCGCGGGTCAGTTGCGAGGTGGCCTTGACGTCGCTGGCGACCACCGGGAGCCCGGCGCTGATGTAGGACCAGAACTTGGTGGTGATGGTGAGCTCGTGCAGCGGGATGTGGAGCAGGGTGTCGATGCCGACGGTGGCCGAGCGCAGGTACGCGGTCAGCTCCTCGCTGGGGACGTAGTCCAGGAGGTGGAAGCGGTCTGCGACGTCCAGCTCCCGCGCCCGCGCCAGCAGTTCGGCGACGTAGCCGTCGCGGCGGCCGACCAGCAGGGCGGCGTGCACGCCTTCGAGCTCCGGCAGGGCCTCGACCACGGTCTGCAGGCCGCGGACCTTGGTGACGCTGCCCGGGTGCACCAGGAGCGGGACGTCGGCGGCCAGGCCGAGGGCGCCGCGGACGCCGGGCACGTCGTCGCCGGAGGCGGCCAGGTCGGCCAGTGCCGGCATGTTCTTGACCAGCACCGGGGCCTTGCGGCCGGGGAACTTCGCGATGCCGTGGAACTCGACCATGGCCTCGGCGTAGCCCTCGATCGGGCTCATCACCGCGTCGGCCAGCGGCAGGTACTTGGCCTCCTGGGCGGCCATGGCCGGGGCCCAGGTCGGGTTGTCGCGGGTGTCGCCGGCGAAGAACTCGTGGGCGTCGTATATGACCTTCACCGTGCGGCCCCTGGCCTTGGCCCGGGCCGCCGCACGTACCGCGACGCCGAGCATCTCGGCGTCGTTGGCGTGTATCAGGTCCGGCTCCAGCTCGTCGGCGGCGCGGCCGAAGGAGTCCTCGAAGTCGACCAGGCGCGGCTGGGCGTTCCACACCGCGCCCTCGCCGCCGCGGCGGACCCGCAGCTTCTCCAGCGAGGTGCTCGGCGAGTCCTGCACGATGTTGTAGTTGTGGTCCAAGGCCTGCTTGCGGGCCGAGATCCAGTAGCCGGCGGCCTTCACGCCCAGCGACTTGGCCGCCAGCACCGCTCCGTCGACCAGCTTGGCCGCCGGGTTCAGGCCGTCGGCGGACCGGCGGGACAGCAGCTCGCGCTCGACCGCCAGGTTGGACTGGCGGATGCGCTGGCGCTGGTGCTTGACCTTGCCGAGCTCGACCGTGGAGTAGGCGATCAGACCGCTGACACCGCTGCGGCGCGGGTGGTAGGTGCGGTACTTCGTGGCCGCCATGCTCTCGGCCGGGCGCAGGATCGTCACCTCGCCGAACTGGGACTCCTCACGCTTGCCGCTGCGCGAGCGTCCGACCAGGTAGGTGTCCCAGCCGGCCTCCGCCGCGGAGCGGGCCTCCTTCTGGACGCGGGAGTCCCCGTCTATGAAGTTCCCGACCAGCATGACAACGCGTGGGCGCACATCAACGCGGCGCTGGTCGGGAGTGGTCACTGTTCCTCCGGGGGCAGGTGTGGACTGGCTCGGATTCTAGCAACGGTAAATATGACCTTCACCCCGACGGGGATATGGCGGGATGCGGCCGGGACACGTCCTCAGCCGCGCAGCCACGGCTCCAGCGCCGCGGCGGACTTGCGGCCGTCGTGGTACTCGCGGACGAACGCCCGGCCGGTCGCGGCCACGGCGCGCGCCTTGTCTCGGTCGGCGAGCACGCCCTCGATGACCTCGGCCAGGGAGTCCGGGTCGGCCTGGAGCGTCGGGATCTCGGCCGGGACCCGGTCCCGCACCCGCTGGTCGATGTTGGCGATGCTCACCCGGCCGGCGGCCATCGCCTGGCAGGTCATCACCCCGTAGTTGCCGATCACGAAGTGGTCCAGCACGATGTCCGCGTCCTGCACCACGCCGACCAGCTCGGCCTGCGGGATGTGCTCCAGCCGCCGGTACTCGATCAGGCCGCGGGACTCCAGGTCGCGCAGCGTCGGCTCGATCAGGTCCGAGCCCTTCATGAACGGCCGCGACGGCGCGTGCACGACCACCGGCACCTCGCGCTCCAGCGGCGTGCGCGTCCCCTCGGTCCACTGCTCCAGGTCCACGACCACCGGCAGCCAGGTGGCGCGCGGGACGTCGTCGATCAGGTCCGGGGTGGAGACGAAGACCGGGCCGTCGAACTCCTCGACCCACTTGGCCATCTCGGCGGTCTTGCCCCGCAGCACCTCGGTGAGCTTCTGGTCCTCCTCGCTGACCGGTGCGCGGAACGGCGAGAACTTGTAGAGCTCGATGTGCCGGTCGGGCGAACGGATGTCGGAGCCGTGGAACAGCAGCGCGGTCCGGATCCCGGCGCGCCGCAGCTCGGGCAGGTCGTCGGCGAGCTGGCCGCCGTTGAGCCGGCCCAGGACCG is part of the Catenulispora sp. EB89 genome and encodes:
- a CDS encoding SigE family RNA polymerase sigma factor, yielding MASPSEFDEVYAATAPRLIGQLYLVIGDLPEAQDCVQEAYARAWTRWDRLTRDGADPVGWVKTTAYRLAISRWRHYTAGLRAMARHGVPPDLPPPSADAIAVRDALAVLPKGMRAALVLYYLGGLRVAEVAEALEIPQGTVKARLARGRAALAGLLADPAGTEGWEMTHA
- a CDS encoding glycosyltransferase family 39 protein; this translates as MALRRIDPLAAAVAVLALALRVPLVMAALPGDGNSDEPLNISVGLRMASDGMLNAHTYRYPGLLYEVIAGVTTAFRAVGIHVPAHGAMRIENLGVAHTDARAFIVAVRFVGVFAAVATCLLVWAAVREVLKAAELPERWGRIAAAVAAATVAVSPLAAANSVYATPDVYVGLAVALTLYGATRVLRDARYGDLLCGLGVGIALGAKYAAVAALPVVVAYVLSPRRDKPVIRIAQAAAVAAAVFALTTPGILTDPLSVLDGVRSEAVHYQDGHVGAQGGAPGYYLGALFRDQPLPLAAVAVALVALFRATELIRRTLIIVFAYVIPQFLLLAVMTVRFDRNLVPLTPALAVLAGVAVPAVVSAVVPAVVPAAAPWTRRRVVGAAAGAAAGAVAVAAAFLPLASAVRLYPRLDEHSRVQAAAWVAAHVPGHAPVAVESYGPWLDPARYHLVPLTFATDRPGVRARALILTEHAAGRFLADPAHHPGEAAAYRAIMSRYRLAARFTAGSWIDVYVPRETPVSRG
- a CDS encoding LuxR C-terminal-related transcriptional regulator, with protein sequence MLGSLGLDPLAQAVYSAMLADPSVGVRELKERLGQEEDRIRDTLDRLVELALLRPSRDQPGELYPVSLVAGMQRLVQRQEEELAAGRDAVAAGRAAVADRQPAQQLLGLDAVQSELEQLLAGATVEVLSMVPGSAVRAATLKAAESLDEDMTRRVRSRILYHSTVRQDPATIAYGRWMAERGSEVRLSPSVTRRLLIVDGKTAVVPLKPNETSVGALCVREPGLIDQLTALFELIWTDAVPLGMPAKSDSPAGLTPTDNHLLRLLADGLTDEAAAKRLGISARTVRRIMADLMVRLGAESRFEAGVEAARRGWL
- the wecB gene encoding non-hydrolyzing UDP-N-acetylglucosamine 2-epimerase, giving the protein MPGQAAERAWTAAALRIICVAGARPNYMKIKPVMDALEARGAEVVLVHTGQHYDEAMNDVFFRDLGIRPPDRYLGAGSGSQAEQTARIMLAFEPVVAELAPDAVVVVGDVTSTVACGLVAAKAGTLLAHVEAGLRSRDWSMPEEVNRVVVDRLSDYLLAPSPDAVDNLRAEGYREDQVHLVGNVMIDTLFANRDRALAAGALEQLALTPGGYGLVTLHRPANVDSPEALAPLVGALTKVAEELPLILPAHPRAATALRELVTTDRIRLIPPAGYLDFVALQAGARIVLTDSGGVQEETTALGVPCVTLRDNTERPITVSEGTNILAGLDPTRIVEIAQRVLADPPPPRRPALWDGHAGDRIAEVLLSGGSAATRLRPTDLA
- a CDS encoding nucleotide sugar dehydrogenase, translated to MHVVVAGQGYVGLPLAVRAAEVGHRVVGYDVDPHRVKQLAAGESYVEDVASERIRAVLDSGAYSVTSDAAALAGFDLAVITVPTPLRDGVPDLSYIESCSRTLGAHLRPGATVVLESTTYPGTTEELMVPILEELSGLAAGRDFHAGFSPERIDPGNQNWPFEKTPKVVSGVDADSLAVIKGFYDDLVETTVPVSGPKEAELAKLIENTFRHVNIALVNEIAMFAKALDVDVWEAIGAAASKPFGFMKFTPGPGVGGHCLPIDPSFLSWKVERTVGVPFRFVELANDVNNHMPDYVVRRLMEGLNARRQTVNGSRVLLLGLAYKPNTSDARESPSTRVAELLLNLGAQVRGADPHVVDDIHADARLVRVEAGAEEIAAADAVVLLADHAEFDYDLVAKHAKYVLDCRNRMAGPNVEVL
- a CDS encoding LuxR C-terminal-related transcriptional regulator translates to MSSTTFDNSVCPVCLAMGDEHDRSERPAELSQREQEVFALLASGPSNKDLAEELHLTERTVKAHIASILRKLAMSRLQACLLAQAYRHARVCRSED
- a CDS encoding glycosyltransferase family 4 protein, which gives rise to MTTPDQRRVDVRPRVVMLVGNFIDGDSRVQKEARSAAEAGWDTYLVGRSRSGKREESQFGEVTILRPAESMAATKYRTYHPRRSGVSGLIAYSTVELGKVKHQRQRIRQSNLAVERELLSRRSADGLNPAAKLVDGAVLAAKSLGVKAAGYWISARKQALDHNYNIVQDSPSTSLEKLRVRRGGEGAVWNAQPRLVDFEDSFGRAADELEPDLIHANDAEMLGVAVRAAARAKARGRTVKVIYDAHEFFAGDTRDNPTWAPAMAAQEAKYLPLADAVMSPIEGYAEAMVEFHGIAKFPGRKAPVLVKNMPALADLAASGDDVPGVRGALGLAADVPLLVHPGSVTKVRGLQTVVEALPELEGVHAALLVGRRDGYVAELLARARELDVADRFHLLDYVPSEELTAYLRSATVGIDTLLHIPLHELTITTKFWSYISAGLPVVASDVKATSQLTRELGNGEVYTAGDVPSFVEAARKVLKDPAAYTKAYSEETLRQYSWEGQAETMLGLYREVTGKG